A single Saccharolobus shibatae B12 DNA region contains:
- a CDS encoding nucleotidyltransferase domain-containing protein, translating to MLNAWKNYSLYDDLMGIYREEEREAKDYISTICKKEYTVILFGSRARGDNKIYSDWDILVIGKERPPIPPASIDLHYVSLDRVDEKIKDFNAIVIDAFYEGKVQCDNLSIYDNVKRKVLERIRGYRKTKEGWFREDNTNFSLTTHITP from the coding sequence GTGTTAAATGCATGGAAAAATTACTCTCTCTATGACGACTTAATGGGGATTTATAGGGAAGAGGAAAGGGAGGCTAAGGACTACATTTCCACAATTTGCAAGAAGGAGTACACAGTTATCCTCTTCGGTTCAAGAGCTAGAGGGGATAATAAGATCTACAGCGACTGGGATATTTTAGTCATAGGAAAGGAGAGACCACCAATACCTCCTGCTTCAATTGATTTACATTACGTTAGCCTCGATAGGGTTGATGAAAAGATCAAGGATTTCAACGCCATTGTTATTGATGCATTTTATGAGGGGAAGGTTCAGTGTGATAACCTTTCAATATATGATAATGTAAAAAGGAAAGTTCTTGAGAGGATAAGGGGTTATAGAAAGACTAAGGAGGGATGGTTTAGGGAGGACAATACTAACTTTTCCTTAACCACTCATATAACTCCTTGA
- a CDS encoding acyl-CoA dehydrogenase family protein: MLLDVETNEDLELVRNSLNEFLSREWNKYGAKKHEVSRDKILEIFNKVRDLGIFQFIKETSLTNALLINEIIGENFLPGIVAFSSMLGVDYPISVGINYVAEVDKAEVIVTPKGISDKNNVSVEEIESPDPSVRVYKVIDGKWRQSDVDFDKVILLASAQVIGHATAVLKETVEYSKNRVAFGKPIGSYQAIKHRIVDDALGIELVRSRYLVNPTSPVRIFKHAYTRAFKAILNSIQSHGGIGFTADLDLHLHLKRVVLLEKLFHQ, translated from the coding sequence TTGCTTTTAGACGTTGAGACAAATGAGGATTTAGAACTAGTTAGAAACTCACTTAATGAGTTCTTAAGTAGGGAATGGAATAAGTATGGAGCTAAGAAACATGAGGTTAGTAGAGATAAAATCTTGGAAATATTCAATAAGGTTAGGGATCTGGGTATCTTTCAGTTCATTAAGGAAACTAGCCTAACAAACGCCTTGTTAATAAATGAGATTATTGGTGAGAACTTCTTGCCGGGAATAGTTGCTTTTAGCTCAATGTTAGGAGTTGATTATCCTATAAGTGTTGGTATTAATTACGTTGCTGAAGTTGATAAGGCAGAAGTCATTGTTACACCAAAGGGCATTTCAGATAAAAATAATGTAAGTGTTGAAGAAATAGAGTCACCAGACCCCTCAGTGAGAGTTTATAAGGTAATTGATGGTAAGTGGAGACAATCAGATGTGGATTTTGATAAGGTAATTTTACTTGCATCAGCTCAAGTTATAGGTCATGCAACTGCAGTACTCAAGGAGACTGTTGAGTACTCTAAGAATAGAGTAGCGTTTGGTAAACCAATTGGTTCTTACCAAGCAATAAAACACAGGATTGTTGACGATGCCTTAGGAATAGAGTTAGTTAGGTCTAGATATTTGGTTAATCCAACAAGTCCGGTAAGGATATTTAAACACGCCTATACTAGAGCCTTCAAAGCAATTCTCAACTCAATTCAGTCGCATGGGGGAATAGGGTTTACTGCAGATCTTGACTTACACCTTCATCTGAAGAGGGTTGTATTGCTAGAGAAATTATTCCATCAGTAA
- a CDS encoding HEPN domain-containing protein yields MAKWFEKSEREREVALLLFDKGYYPETCFHCHMAVELKFKGILVEKTGAVIYTRSLKRILQEVQKVKDIKITDEILDCANYLSMLYTGSRYPEESLIDMGKEEGEKCVKCMEKLLSL; encoded by the coding sequence ATGGCAAAGTGGTTTGAAAAGAGCGAAAGGGAAAGGGAAGTTGCACTTCTCCTCTTCGATAAAGGATACTATCCAGAGACATGCTTTCATTGCCATATGGCAGTTGAACTCAAGTTTAAGGGAATTCTAGTTGAGAAAACTGGTGCAGTAATTTACACTCGCTCGTTAAAGAGAATCTTACAAGAAGTTCAAAAGGTTAAAGATATAAAAATTACCGATGAGATATTAGATTGTGCAAATTACCTATCAATGTTATATACTGGCTCTAGATATCCAGAAGAAAGCCTCATTGATATGGGCAAAGAAGAAGGTGAGAAGTGTGTTAAATGCATGGAAAAATTACTCTCTCTATGA
- a CDS encoding ATP-binding protein, which translates to MNRELILKALIDWNFWYKNQFIGIERDYSNQLLSLLGKGFAISVIGVKRSGKSTIINQVVKKLIDKGEDPFNTLIVNFEDSRFGEIRTANDLFSLYELYKEIRKKKDSRPYVFLDEIQKVQGWEGFVRSVVDRKEANVVISGSTSSVNNKNVREVLAGRHLVLEVFPLSFKEFLRFKNIRLSTELDMIAKENEIKGLFSEYLNYGGFPLVVSNDNEKDKEKILLQLYEDIMLKDVINECNIRNEEDVKNLALFYISNVGNKIRYRKISNSLNIPLTNILRFTECIKNAYLIFFVKALSPKLSEMVRYDRKVYSIDNGISNVLGYRLNQNVGSLFENLIFLELLRRYGINNIFYYKGRRGEVDFVVKVKNEIREIYQVTYELSDLEREIKSIEEFLKIRKTKAYIITFDNEGEVKINDNVVKVVKAWKWLLME; encoded by the coding sequence GTGAATAGGGAGTTAATATTAAAGGCGTTAATAGACTGGAATTTCTGGTATAAGAATCAATTTATTGGTATTGAAAGAGATTACTCCAATCAATTGTTAAGCTTATTAGGTAAAGGTTTTGCAATATCAGTGATTGGCGTAAAAAGATCTGGGAAGTCAACAATTATTAATCAAGTTGTTAAGAAGCTAATTGACAAGGGGGAAGACCCATTTAATACGTTAATAGTCAACTTTGAAGACTCTCGCTTTGGCGAGATAAGGACTGCTAATGATCTGTTTTCATTGTACGAATTGTACAAGGAGATAAGAAAGAAAAAGGATAGTAGACCTTACGTCTTTCTTGACGAAATTCAGAAGGTCCAGGGATGGGAGGGATTTGTCAGATCAGTAGTGGATAGAAAGGAGGCTAATGTAGTTATTTCTGGTTCCACGTCATCAGTAAATAATAAGAATGTTAGAGAAGTATTAGCTGGAAGGCACTTAGTATTAGAAGTTTTTCCTCTCTCGTTTAAGGAATTCTTGAGGTTCAAAAACATCAGGTTGTCAACGGAACTAGATATGATAGCCAAGGAAAATGAGATAAAAGGACTATTCTCAGAGTACTTAAACTATGGAGGATTTCCGCTAGTAGTATCTAACGATAACGAGAAAGATAAGGAGAAAATACTTTTGCAATTGTACGAAGATATAATGCTCAAAGACGTAATTAACGAATGCAACATAAGGAATGAGGAGGATGTCAAAAACCTAGCCTTATTTTACATCTCAAATGTAGGAAATAAGATACGTTACAGAAAAATATCTAACTCTCTGAATATTCCCTTGACTAATATTTTGAGATTCACTGAATGTATAAAAAATGCCTATCTAATTTTCTTCGTGAAAGCCTTAAGCCCAAAGCTGAGCGAGATGGTAAGATATGATAGGAAGGTATATAGTATCGATAATGGTATATCTAACGTGTTAGGATATAGGCTAAACCAGAACGTTGGTAGCTTATTTGAGAATCTAATATTCCTAGAGCTCTTGAGGAGATATGGGATTAACAACATTTTCTATTACAAGGGAAGAAGAGGCGAAGTGGACTTCGTCGTTAAAGTAAAGAATGAAATAAGGGAAATATATCAAGTAACTTATGAGTTAAGCGATCTAGAGAGGGAAATAAAGAGTATCGAGGAGTTTCTAAAGATTAGGAAGACAAAGGCTTACATTATAACTTTTGATAACGAGGGAGAGGTAAAGATTAACGATAACGTGGTGAAAGTAGTTAAAGCTTGGAAGTGGTTACTGATGGAATAA
- a CDS encoding MBL fold metallo-hydrolase, with product MKVFEIPLRFVKAFLIETNEDGLILVDSGTPGSGRKIIEGITRLGKNPNKIKSIIFTHSHADHIGGASELKRFVNDVKFGIDRNGIDYLENGKIREPVLHSSALKIIFSIGKPFLFRKFNGVNVDFVLEEGELVKGVEIVKTPGHTNDSVSIYLPELNAIIVGDTLQGDKSGLKYPNIYEDFEGLSKSVKKIKAFNPSIVYVSHGVSSSKFLV from the coding sequence ATGAAAGTCTTTGAAATCCCTTTACGTTTCGTTAAGGCATTTTTAATTGAGACTAACGAGGATGGACTTATCCTAGTTGATAGTGGTACTCCTGGTAGTGGGAGAAAAATTATCGAGGGAATAACTAGACTTGGTAAGAATCCTAACAAGATAAAAAGTATAATATTCACCCATTCCCATGCAGATCACATTGGAGGGGCATCTGAGTTGAAGAGGTTTGTTAATGACGTTAAGTTCGGGATTGATAGGAACGGGATCGATTATCTAGAGAACGGTAAAATAAGGGAGCCAGTTCTGCATTCGTCGGCACTTAAGATTATTTTCTCAATTGGTAAACCTTTTCTCTTTAGAAAATTTAACGGTGTAAACGTTGATTTCGTTCTGGAGGAAGGTGAGCTCGTTAAGGGTGTTGAAATAGTTAAGACTCCAGGTCACACCAATGATTCCGTATCAATTTACTTGCCAGAATTGAACGCTATTATAGTTGGTGATACTTTGCAAGGCGATAAGAGTGGATTAAAGTATCCCAATATTTACGAGGATTTTGAGGGGCTAAGCAAAAGCGTTAAGAAGATAAAGGCGTTTAACCCATCAATTGTCTACGTCTCTCACGGCGTTAGTTCCTCTAAGTTTTTAGTCTAA